A region of Elusimicrobiota bacterium DNA encodes the following proteins:
- a CDS encoding AbrB/MazE/SpoVT family DNA-binding domain-containing protein, whose protein sequence is MTKTIPMDRAGRIVLPKPIRDKLRLHAGDRLELESSGDCITLRFPPASTPLCKEQGVWVYRSGKKTNESIPDLVDGVRNERLGTAES, encoded by the coding sequence ATGACAAAAACGATCCCCATGGACCGAGCGGGACGCATCGTCTTGCCGAAGCCTATTCGAGACAAACTCCGTTTGCACGCCGGAGATCGTTTGGAATTAGAAAGCTCCGGAGATTGTATCACCCTTCGTTTCCCCCCTGCTTCGACCCCTTTATGCAAAGAACAGGGGGTTTGGGTCTATCGGTCCGGAAAAAAAACCAATGAGTCGATTCCTGATCTTGTGGATGGGGTCCGTAACGAACGGTTGGGAACTGCCGAATCTTGA
- a CDS encoding metal ABC transporter ATP-binding protein yields the protein MKDLLVFENADLGYRGSPILRGLSLSFQEGEAVGMVGPNGCGKTTFLRSALGLLKPLQGRVDRRPDRRFSYVPQAEELNLLWPQTIRETVELPLRSRRLFGRLIPEERAAVEKAMERTGVASIADRLLREGSGGQRQRAIIAQAVAQSPDVILLDEPTKGLDVVAERDLMGLIEDLARSGLTVFLVSHTLHLPLNFCQRILLFHSGRVIDTTPKEIVETNRLETVYGVPFVHMERDGQRFVMPARGTR from the coding sequence ATGAAGGATCTCCTCGTTTTTGAAAACGCCGACCTGGGATACCGCGGGTCGCCGATTCTCCGGGGCCTCTCTCTGTCTTTTCAGGAGGGAGAGGCGGTGGGGATGGTGGGGCCCAACGGGTGCGGGAAGACGACGTTTCTCCGCTCCGCCTTGGGGCTTTTGAAACCGCTCCAAGGCCGCGTGGATCGCCGCCCGGACCGGCGTTTTTCTTATGTGCCCCAGGCCGAGGAACTGAACCTCCTGTGGCCCCAAACCATCCGGGAGACGGTGGAGCTCCCTCTCCGCTCGCGGCGGCTTTTCGGCCGCCTGATTCCGGAGGAAAGGGCGGCGGTGGAAAAGGCGATGGAACGCACCGGCGTGGCCTCGATCGCGGATCGCCTGCTTCGGGAGGGTTCCGGCGGTCAACGCCAACGGGCCATCATCGCCCAGGCCGTGGCCCAGTCGCCCGACGTCATTTTGTTGGACGAACCCACCAAGGGGTTGGATGTGGTGGCCGAGCGGGACCTCATGGGTCTGATCGAGGATCTGGCCCGGAGCGGGCTCACGGTGTTTCTTGTGAGCCACACGCTCCATTTGCCGCTCAACTTTTGCCAACGGATCTTGCTGTTCCATTCCGGCCGTGTGATCGACACGACCCCCAAGGAAATCGTGGAAACCAATCGTTTGGAGACGGTGTATGGGGTGCCGTTTGTTCATATGGAACGGGACGGCCAGCGGTTCGTGATGCCCGCGCGGGGGACCCGATGA
- a CDS encoding DUF1573 domain-containing protein codes for MKRAFLLLFILPVSLWARPKAEFEKTSFDFGVLPQGSTVSYSYPFKNVGNEPLKIESVQTTCGCTAAVSDNSLVEPGRTAQIQVTFDSRGKMGDTLKQVRVRTNDPDHPMNFLTISGRVTPSGHPEVTGPQNLFEGSCSTCHARSSEGKKGENLYMASCAMCHENHRRGGRLIASAADDLSGRPTAALRTSITDGVAGTSMPAFGHAHGGPLSSSQIKSLVRYIHSQKDAKKRKSP; via the coding sequence ATGAAACGCGCATTTCTTCTTCTTTTCATTTTGCCGGTGTCCCTCTGGGCTCGCCCGAAAGCGGAGTTTGAGAAAACTTCCTTTGATTTCGGGGTCCTTCCCCAGGGGTCCACGGTGTCTTATTCGTATCCTTTTAAAAATGTGGGCAACGAACCGCTCAAAATCGAGTCCGTGCAAACCACCTGCGGATGCACGGCGGCCGTCTCGGACAATTCCCTCGTGGAGCCGGGACGCACCGCCCAGATCCAAGTCACCTTTGATTCCCGCGGCAAGATGGGCGATACGCTGAAACAGGTTCGCGTCCGGACCAACGATCCGGACCATCCCATGAACTTCTTAACCATCTCCGGACGGGTGACGCCGTCCGGCCATCCCGAAGTGACGGGACCCCAGAATCTTTTTGAAGGAAGTTGCAGCACTTGTCACGCCCGCTCCTCGGAGGGAAAGAAAGGGGAAAATCTTTACATGGCCAGTTGCGCCATGTGCCACGAAAATCATCGGCGGGGGGGCCGCCTCATTGCCTCCGCCGCGGATGATTTGTCGGGCCGGCCGACGGCCGCTCTGCGAACGTCCATCACCGACGGGGTGGCCGGAACGTCCATGCCGGCTTTTGGCCATGCCCACGGCGGCCCTTTGAGTTCGTCACAGATTAAATCGTTGGTTCGTTACATTCATTCACAAAAAGATGCCAAAAAGAGGAAATCCCCATGA
- a CDS encoding PIN domain-containing protein, with product MNRFFDTSVLVATFWGDHPHHEASLKAFVSVSKSTGACAAHSLAEVYAVLTRLPVRPVVTPADAFLFIEEIKKRLTVIVLDERAYTDTLHRAVGTHWTGGMIYDALILKAAEQTKAKSILTWNIGQFRRIAPSLANRIRTP from the coding sequence TTGAATCGTTTTTTTGATACCTCCGTCCTGGTGGCGACCTTTTGGGGGGATCATCCCCACCATGAGGCCAGTCTTAAGGCCTTTGTCTCGGTTTCAAAATCAACAGGCGCCTGCGCCGCTCATTCCCTGGCCGAAGTTTACGCCGTCTTGACACGCCTTCCTGTGCGCCCCGTGGTGACCCCCGCTGATGCATTCCTTTTTATTGAAGAAATTAAAAAACGGTTGACCGTGATCGTTCTGGACGAAAGGGCGTATACCGACACGCTTCACCGCGCTGTAGGCACCCATTGGACGGGGGGGATGATTTACGATGCTCTCATCTTGAAAGCGGCTGAACAAACCAAGGCCAAATCCATTCTCACCTGGAATATAGGTCAATTTCGACGAATCGCTCCCTCTTTGGCGAACCGAATCCGGACCCCCTAG
- a CDS encoding zinc ABC transporter substrate-binding protein — MKRILQWVWVALVGLVVGLGQARATGPLKVFATTPDLADLVRQVGGDQVKVESLARGFQDPHFVEAKPSLIVKLMDADVFVQTGLDLEVGWAPLLIQSARNPRIQTGGAGFIDVSQFVAPLDVPTNPTRAEGDIHPGGNPHFLTDPENARMVARGIAEKLSSLRPADASTFKANAAAFEKKLDDKMKTWTASLAPYAGATFISYHKNLPYFAKRFGLVSVGEIEPKPGIPPSGGHTAELEAAMKAKKTRLILTQPYFEKRTPDSIARDTGATVVVFAMAPEAVPEATDYLSTMDSNVNGIVKVLSVP; from the coding sequence ATGAAACGAATTTTACAGTGGGTTTGGGTGGCTTTGGTTGGTTTGGTGGTCGGGCTGGGGCAAGCGCGGGCCACGGGGCCGCTCAAAGTGTTCGCCACCACGCCGGACTTGGCCGATTTGGTCCGTCAGGTGGGCGGCGATCAAGTCAAGGTTGAAAGCCTGGCCCGAGGGTTTCAGGACCCGCACTTCGTGGAGGCGAAGCCGTCCCTCATTGTTAAGCTTATGGACGCGGATGTTTTCGTCCAGACGGGGCTGGATCTGGAGGTGGGCTGGGCGCCGCTTTTAATCCAAAGCGCCCGGAACCCCCGTATTCAGACCGGCGGGGCCGGGTTCATCGACGTTTCCCAGTTCGTCGCGCCCCTGGACGTCCCGACGAACCCCACCCGGGCGGAGGGCGACATTCACCCGGGCGGCAATCCCCATTTTCTCACCGATCCGGAGAATGCCCGGATGGTGGCGCGGGGGATCGCCGAGAAGTTGTCGTCGCTTCGGCCCGCCGATGCGTCCACGTTTAAAGCCAACGCGGCGGCCTTCGAAAAAAAACTGGACGATAAAATGAAAACCTGGACGGCGTCCCTGGCCCCCTATGCCGGAGCGACATTCATCAGCTACCACAAGAACCTGCCTTATTTCGCCAAACGGTTCGGGCTGGTGTCCGTGGGAGAAATCGAACCAAAACCCGGCATCCCGCCCTCGGGGGGGCACACGGCGGAACTGGAGGCCGCTATGAAAGCCAAGAAAACCCGGCTGATCCTGACCCAGCCTTACTTCGAGAAACGCACCCCCGATTCCATCGCCCGGGACACGGGGGCGACGGTGGTGGTTTTCGCCATGGCGCCGGAAGCGGTGCCGGAAGCGACGGATTATTTGTCGACCATGGATTCCAATGTGAACGGGATCGTGAAGGTCCTCTCGGTCCCATGA
- the bioD gene encoding dethiobiotin synthase, whose product MTPSLFITGTDTGVGKTFIGCLLAESIRGAGKTVGVLKPFSAGDLDDAAALHRSAGRPGPVDRVTLLYSRLPLAPAAQVGLGRGGRTVVEKTFAKTLSAVKELQKQFDSVLVEGLGGVLAPLGGPYVVADLIARLRLPVWIVGRAGLGTLNHVLLTVEALRHRGLTPRRIILSGHTGHDLSEKTNARILEGLTGIPLTEIPRSNERAPLDKAKRKLWAAFKTDFPFGYEKK is encoded by the coding sequence TTGACCCCGTCTCTTTTCATCACCGGCACGGACACCGGAGTGGGCAAAACCTTTATCGGTTGCCTGTTGGCGGAATCGATTCGGGGAGCTGGAAAGACCGTGGGCGTTTTGAAACCCTTTTCCGCCGGAGACCTCGATGACGCCGCCGCGCTTCATCGCTCAGCGGGTCGCCCGGGTCCCGTGGACCGCGTGACCCTGTTGTATAGCCGACTCCCCTTGGCGCCCGCCGCCCAGGTGGGGCTGGGTCGCGGGGGTCGGACCGTTGTTGAAAAAACTTTCGCCAAAACCCTGTCTGCCGTGAAGGAGTTGCAAAAACAATTCGACAGCGTGTTGGTGGAGGGTTTGGGCGGTGTTTTGGCTCCCTTGGGGGGTCCCTACGTTGTGGCGGACCTCATCGCGCGGCTCAGACTTCCTGTTTGGATCGTTGGTCGGGCCGGGTTGGGCACTCTGAACCATGTTTTGTTGACGGTGGAAGCGCTCCGACACCGGGGGCTCACGCCCCGCCGAATCATCCTGAGCGGCCATACCGGCCACGATTTATCCGAGAAGACCAATGCCCGGATCCTGGAGGGTTTGACGGGAATTCCCCTCACCGAAATTCCGCGATCCAACGAACGAGCCCCTTTGGATAAAGCCAAACGAAAGCTCTGGGCGGCCTTTAAAACCGATTTTCCATTTGGCTATGAAAAAAAATAG
- a CDS encoding metal ABC transporter permease — protein MNFLALPFMRIALSAAVLAGTALALLGVFMTARRTAFSGLAASQASALGTVIGASLGWHWGAEAMAWTFAVVGMVWVAWLSRSRRTPADSWVACLYVVGAAAAVLVLSKSPRGESETLGIFFGNILTLTGREVVEASVLFAVVAVLVALFQYRWRWLSVDPGAAEVAGLRVGPWNFFFQVLFAAAMTLTIHIAGVLLAFAFLILPAAAAFLLARRVRGLWLWVLAATPVLTTLGFALSFRWDFPTGPFVSALLAVWALGARVYAGLRGEG, from the coding sequence ATGAATTTTCTGGCGCTTCCCTTCATGCGGATCGCGTTGTCGGCCGCCGTTTTGGCCGGGACGGCGTTGGCCCTGCTCGGCGTGTTCATGACGGCCCGCCGAACCGCCTTTTCGGGTTTGGCGGCGTCCCAGGCGTCGGCGTTGGGCACCGTCATCGGCGCGAGCCTCGGTTGGCATTGGGGGGCGGAGGCCATGGCGTGGACCTTCGCGGTGGTCGGCATGGTGTGGGTCGCCTGGCTTTCGCGGAGCCGGCGCACGCCGGCGGATTCCTGGGTGGCGTGCCTTTACGTCGTCGGAGCCGCGGCGGCGGTGTTGGTGTTGTCCAAATCGCCGCGCGGGGAGTCGGAAACTTTGGGGATCTTCTTCGGCAATATATTGACCCTGACCGGGAGGGAAGTCGTCGAAGCGTCGGTCCTCTTTGCCGTCGTGGCGGTTTTGGTGGCGCTCTTCCAATACCGCTGGCGCTGGTTGTCGGTGGATCCGGGGGCGGCGGAGGTGGCCGGTCTGCGGGTGGGGCCATGGAACTTCTTTTTTCAAGTTCTCTTCGCCGCTGCCATGACGCTCACGATCCACATCGCGGGGGTTTTGCTCGCTTTCGCGTTTCTCATCCTCCCGGCCGCGGCGGCGTTCCTGCTGGCGCGACGGGTGCGGGGACTCTGGCTCTGGGTGTTGGCGGCCACGCCTGTCTTGACCACGCTGGGCTTTGCGCTGTCCTTCCGATGGGATTTTCCGACGGGACCTTTCGTCTCCGCGCTCCTGGCCGTCTGGGCGTTGGGGGCGCGGGTTTACGCCGGTCTCAGGGGGGAGGGGTAG
- a CDS encoding peptidylprolyl isomerase, which yields MKRIIPIAAAAMILMTGALMAADGWKKQAGTYAVIDTELGTIVCKLFPDKAPKTVANFVGLAEGTKEFSDPKTGAKTKRPFYDGIIFHRVIPDFMIQTGDPLGKGIGGPGYQFDDEFDPSLRFSKKGILAMANSGPATNGSQFFITVAPTPWLNDHHSIFGEVVEGQSVADAISTAPRDGGDRPTQTLSMKKVTIVRVK from the coding sequence ATGAAACGAATAATCCCCATCGCCGCCGCGGCGATGATTCTGATGACAGGAGCGCTTATGGCCGCTGACGGTTGGAAGAAACAAGCAGGGACGTACGCCGTGATCGATACGGAATTGGGCACCATCGTTTGCAAGTTGTTTCCGGACAAGGCGCCGAAGACGGTGGCGAACTTCGTCGGGTTGGCGGAAGGAACCAAGGAGTTTTCGGACCCAAAAACGGGCGCCAAAACCAAACGCCCTTTCTACGACGGGATTATTTTTCACCGCGTGATCCCGGATTTCATGATTCAGACGGGCGATCCCCTGGGCAAAGGCATCGGCGGTCCGGGATACCAATTCGACGACGAGTTTGACCCGTCCCTGCGGTTCAGCAAAAAAGGGATCTTGGCCATGGCGAACTCCGGTCCGGCCACCAACGGGTCCCAGTTTTTCATCACCGTGGCGCCCACGCCCTGGTTGAACGATCACCACTCGATCTTCGGCGAAGTGGTGGAAGGCCAATCGGTGGCGGACGCGATCTCCACCGCGCCGCGCGATGGAGGTGACCGCCCCACCCAGACCCTGTCCATGAAGAAAGTGACCATCGTCCGGGTGAAGTAA
- the bioA gene encoding adenosylmethionine--8-amino-7-oxononanoate transaminase yields MKKNSVAALDKKYLWHPFTQQLEWEKSDPIVVRLARGSTFTDTRGRTYIDGVSSLWVTAHGHRHPALDRAIRRQLSRMAHTTFLGLTHEPAARLGQALAGIAPPGLARVFYSDNGATSVEVALKMAFQYGVHRGEHRPEYLALEGSYHGDTLGAVSVGGIAAFHKTFRPLLFKSYFAPAPHCFRCPFRKSPAQPELRTGEESPAVRAPRPGEARGETGCRWECLAGAEKILKARGHRLAAAIVEPIVQGASGMRVMPRGYLKGFERLCRKYNVLWVADEVATGFGRTGRMFAVEQEDVRPDFLCVAKALTGGYLPLAATLTTQKIYRAFLGRYDEFKTFFHGHSYTANPLACAVALENLAVFKRERTLERLKEKRRWLTEFLKEVAVLPGVGHVRQAGFMAGIELVKNKRTGQPHPVLERRGARMCRALLKKGVWLRPLGDVLVILPPLSIPRRDWTRLADGLRAVLSKFLSEP; encoded by the coding sequence ATGAAAAAAAATAGCGTCGCCGCGCTGGACAAGAAATACCTTTGGCACCCCTTCACCCAGCAGTTGGAGTGGGAAAAGTCGGATCCGATCGTGGTTCGGTTGGCGCGGGGGTCCACGTTCACCGACACGCGCGGCCGCACCTACATCGATGGGGTTTCTTCCCTCTGGGTCACGGCCCACGGCCATCGGCACCCGGCCTTGGACCGGGCGATTCGACGGCAGTTATCCCGCATGGCCCACACCACGTTCTTAGGGCTCACCCATGAGCCGGCCGCGCGGCTCGGCCAGGCCTTGGCGGGCATCGCCCCTCCGGGCCTCGCGCGGGTTTTCTATTCGGACAACGGCGCCACCTCGGTGGAAGTGGCGCTTAAAATGGCGTTTCAGTATGGGGTCCATCGAGGCGAGCATCGGCCCGAGTATCTGGCCCTGGAAGGGTCCTACCACGGGGACACGCTGGGCGCCGTTTCCGTGGGCGGCATTGCCGCCTTTCATAAAACCTTCAGACCCCTGTTGTTTAAATCGTACTTCGCTCCGGCTCCCCACTGTTTCCGTTGCCCGTTTCGAAAATCCCCGGCGCAACCCGAACTGCGGACGGGGGAAGAGTCCCCTGCCGTCCGCGCTCCGCGGCCGGGGGAGGCCCGGGGGGAAACGGGGTGCCGGTGGGAATGTTTGGCCGGGGCGGAGAAAATATTGAAGGCCCGGGGCCACCGGCTGGCCGCGGCCATCGTGGAACCCATCGTTCAAGGGGCCTCGGGGATGCGGGTCATGCCCAGGGGGTATTTGAAGGGGTTCGAGCGGCTTTGCCGGAAATACAATGTTCTCTGGGTGGCCGACGAAGTGGCCACGGGGTTCGGCCGAACCGGCCGTATGTTCGCCGTGGAACAGGAGGACGTTCGTCCGGACTTTCTCTGTGTGGCCAAGGCGCTCACGGGAGGGTATCTTCCCCTGGCCGCCACCCTCACGACGCAAAAGATCTACCGGGCCTTTCTGGGCCGATACGACGAGTTCAAAACATTTTTTCATGGCCACAGCTACACCGCTAACCCCCTGGCCTGCGCCGTGGCCTTGGAAAACCTGGCCGTCTTTAAACGGGAAAGAACTCTTGAACGATTAAAAGAAAAGCGGCGCTGGCTGACGGAATTCTTAAAAGAGGTCGCGGTCTTGCCCGGCGTGGGCCATGTCCGTCAGGCCGGATTCATGGCCGGGATCGAGTTAGTGAAGAATAAACGGACGGGCCAACCCCACCCGGTCCTGGAAAGGAGGGGCGCCCGAATGTGCCGGGCCCTCTTGAAAAAAGGGGTGTGGCTCCGCCCCTTGGGGGACGTCTTGGTGATCCTGCCGCCCCTCTCCATCCCTCGCCGCGACTGGACCCGGCTGGCCGATGGCCTGAGGGCGGTCTTGTCTAAATTTCTAAGTGAGCCATAA